The following coding sequences are from one Humulus lupulus chromosome X, drHumLupu1.1, whole genome shotgun sequence window:
- the LOC133806184 gene encoding uncharacterized mitochondrial protein AtMg00810-like yields the protein MILFGSTSNSQVQDFVMQMKDEFEMSMVGELNYFLGLQVKQTKDGTFISQSKYAKNLIKKVGMESAKHAKTPMETRVKLTKDENGVKVDPTPASRPDISYNVGVCARYQGNPMESHVTVVKRIIHYMTEKVQVVDVSI from the exons ATGATATTGTTTGGTTCCACTTCTAACAGTCAAGTGCAGGATTTTGTCATGCAAATGAAAgatgaatttgaaatgagcatggtaggagagTTAAATTACTTCCTAGGATTGCAAGTCAAACAGACAAAAGATGGAACCTTCATCTCTCAAAGTAAGTATGCCAAAAATTTGATCAAGAAAGTTGGGATGGAGTCTGCTAAacatgccaaaacaccaatggaaACCAGGGTCAAACTGaccaaggatgaaaatggtgtaaagGTAGATCCAACACCGGCTAGTCGTCCTGACATTAGCTACAATGTTGGGGTATGTGCTCGGTATCAAGGGAATCCTATGGAATCTCATGTGACAGTTGTAAAGAGAATCATTCACTAT ATGAcagaaaaagtacaagtggtAGATGTTTCTATCTAG